TGGTCGTGCCCGTGTGTTTAATGGGCGCCTGGGTCTTTTCCATCATCGCGTTCACGAAAACCATCCCAGAAAAATGAGGAATACACTCATTAAAGAGGCACTTTGTTTAAAAATGGCACGCTTGGTGGGCTGAAATGACTTCTCCCCTTTCTATGGTCAAACATCCACCCCCCCTTTGAGCAAAATCCTTTTCTAAAAAGAGGTCGTTTTTTGATGAAACTTCATCGTAAACACCATTTTTCCGTCAACGCTTTTTCCAACGGAAAAAGGGTTGTTACGATGCCCGCAAAACACCGTTTTGCTTGGTTTCTTAAAAAGTTTCTTTTGATCGAACTTTTTAGGAAAAAGTTCGAATGGAAATAAATAGGAAAACATCTGACCAAATAATCCCATTTTTCTCGGCGGTTCTTGGCGGTGAGGGGCCTCTCTAAAGTCAGGGTTATAGTTTTTGATCGCGTGTGGATTGAAGGTGATAAAATGGAATCCACTTCAACGGTGAAAGAACAAAATGAAAAGACATTTTTTACACTTCCTTCACAAGTCATGAAAAGCTGCAACATCAAACCATTCATGTGTGCGGAAATGAGTTTGAAGGATAAAAGGATTATTTTGTCTTCATTTGAAAAATTGGTTGACTTGAAAGTCAACTTGAAAACAAAGACGCTGGAGATTTTACAAGAATACCGGCGGAGGAATGGATATGCTTCCTTAGATGAAGCAATTACTAACTTTATCGGGGAACATTGGAGTAAGAAAAAAACCAAAACTGTTTACATTTATCCGGAAGGCTTTATTGAAAGTGGATATGAACGAATTGAACAATATCGAAAAGAACAAGACAAAGGCAAACAGTGATGGTATGACCAATGCACTATTTGGTATTGCTTTATATACTTTGAAGGGGGTGGATTAGTATGCTGGTTTCATGGAGCCGCCACGCAAAGTTACGCTTTGCAGAACGGGCACTCCTGTATGGAGTCAACTATGGAGATATTGAATTGGAAATCAAGCGTCAAATAGTAAAAATTGCGGAAGGTAAAAATAAGTTCAAAACAATATTTCCAGTATTGGATGGAAAAATTTTATTAACAGCTGCCAAGATAGAGACTAATGAATATATTCATATACTGACCCTTTGGGAAGCGAGCGAGCACGAGGTAAAGTTATGGAAACAAAAAAAGAAATAGCATGTCATTTATGTGGGGGAAAAGCCTTACTGCGATTTGAAGAATTAGAGTTAGGTGGAGGAAAAGTGGTTATTCGAGAATCACCCTACTATTCCTGCCAAAAATGCAAGGAAGAATTTTCCACAAGCGAGCAGATGCATGAACTGAGTCAGTCGATTAATCAAGCATTTTTCTTTGTCCGACCTATTATTCATGCAGGAAGAAGTTTGGCCGTCACTTTCCCTGCGGATTTGGTGCAATTTTCAAACCTAAAAAAGGGAGAAAAAATCTGTATTATCCCTGAAGGAAAACGGGAATGGCGTGTCCAAATAACCCATTAACCTTTTTGAGGGTAAACATTTCATTCCTATACGAATATTTACTTTTTAAGAGAATGAAACAGAAATACAGCTAAACCAGGGGATATAAACGAATCATGATCCGACGGCCTGAAACGCTTTATTTTTATCAACAACCAGTAATCAATGCATTTGTTGTTGATCCCGAAAAAGCCAGGGAAGAAGTCCGCCAATCCATGCGCAGATTATACTATACTGTCGCCCGAAAGGAAGGATATCTGAAAAAGGGTAACGCCTACTTAGTAAAGCAACTCACGTGAACATCATCAATGCTGCGCGCCATCGTGCATGGTGCCATCGGCGTGCACGTGGGATTCTTGGAAGTCTTTCTTCTCGAACACGGTGTGCACAATCACTTTTTCCACTCCATTCACACTGTCTAATACCAGTTTGGCAAATCCCGGCACGCGGGATTGAACAGTCTGCATCAGTCGGATGGGCAATGTCAATTCGACCTCTTTCCCTTTTCTTTCGACGGAAACCATTTGTCCGGGAAAGGCTTTCTCGCGGAGGGCATCCAGTTGTTCCTTTTCATCGGTATAATGCTTCTCCACCTTGATATCATACGCCACCGCGTGCCCAGCGAAATCCGGGTTGAAGTCCACCCGTACTCGTCCGCCGGAGACACTTTGAACCTTTCCCACCATGTCATTGGCGTTTACAACTGTTCCGGGCGTGGGCGGCACGTTATTTTTCTTGAATTCACTCAAGGGAATCACTTTCACCAATTCGGGGTTGCGGGGTCCGAAGGCCATATCGGGTTCGAGTTCAACGTGGCGTTCTTCCCCTACTTTCATGCTTTCAATTTCTTTCTCCAATCCGGGAAGAACCTCTTGATAGCCCGCAATGACCACGATGGGTGCATACTTCCGCGTGGGAGCAAAAACCCCTTCCTTCTGCGCCACTTCCGCGTGGGTGGTGTCGAATACCTTGCCGGTGACTTTATCTCGACCGGTGAATGAGATGGCGATGATGTCCCCTTTCTGCATGAGATTAAACCCTCGTTTCAGATATAGTGAACCGCCCCCAAAGGCTTTTATGGATGAGTGCGCGTGCCTTTTCCTTGGTTGTCCGGCCCGTTTTTAACCTTTTTCAGGGTGGTGAGGAAGTACACATGGATCATTCTCCCAACCAAACCGAAAAAACAACCCTTCCTGAGGACACGTCCAAAGGTACCCATTCAACCCTCCCACCCATTGAACCACCAACTGCTTCACCCGCTCCTTCTCCCTCCCCCCAGCCGGTTTCATCTCCATCTCCGGTAATGACACATTCCTCATTCAACCGTGCATCACCCAATACCCCTCCCTCAAAGAAACCATCGGCCTTTTCCCCTCCACCCAAAGAAAACGTGGAGTCCTTCTGGAATCCCATGCGCATCGGGGCCGCGGTGATTATCCTGCTCATGCTCCTCTCGGGGGTGGCGGTGTTCATAGGGAGCCAGCAAGTGGCTCCGGGGGATGATAATCCCATCGCGCGTGGCACCACGGTGTACATCGCGGAAGAAGTGGAAGCGGTGGTGCTGCAGACATTTCCATCAATGATTGTCGCGGGCCAGACCAGCGAGCCTGATAAAACTCAATTGGATGCTCCCTTGCAGGTTATTCCGGGGGTCGTCAGTTTAACCTCCCAATACACGCAATCCAACCCCACCACAGGAGAATGGACCTATCGCGCCGATATCGTGTTGACGGCGGATGCGGATAAACAAGCGATTGTGTCCGCGGTGCAGGGTTTGGGATTGTTCAATACGCCCGAAATCTATTTCCAGGCCCTCGTGCGCGTTCCCACCTCCTTGGATACGGTAGACTTGGAAGGCAACCCCCGCAGCCTCACCTTGCCCTCCGCCCAAATCGAAGGATTAGTATCCCCTTTCAGCCAGGTCGGGGATAACATTGCGGGAGGTATTATCATATTCTTCCAGGATGGATCGTTCTTCGGAGCGACGATGGTGGAATCCCAGAATATTACCCGGGCCCCCCAGCCTTTTTTGGCGGAGATAGAAGGAGAGGTCCTCGCCCTCCAGCCCACGTTAAGCGTTACCGGGACGATTGATTACTCCCCTTTGTTCACGCAGGATTATTTGAATAGCGGGTTGCGATCCGTTCCGGGCGTCACTCACGTAGGACAGTTGCTGGCCCCGCAAGTGGATAACCAATTGTTCGTCTCATTCCAGGACGCCAACGCATTAGAGGGGCCCCTTCGTTTGTTCGTTTTGGAGAATGATTTCAAGTATGGGAATCCCCAATTCTTTTCTAATGGATTCACGGTGGAGCTACGCAATGTCACCGTGGCCCAAGCCAAAGAGGAGTGGCGCGAGGCCGTGAACGCGGCCGCCAACGCCACCGTTCCCATGGAGTTTCAGGCCCCCCTTACGTCTTTCCTCATTGATGTGAATACATCTTCGGAAGCTAACATCGGGCAGACGGCTCTGGCATTAGAAATGTATTTTGCGGGGTGGGATGCCAATGTGGACGCACAGGTGTACCAATCCGCGACGCTGGGGGCCCAAGAGGTATTCATTCCCGATTACAATATTACTCTCCCTATTCCCGCGGGAACATTCCCGGGGGTGCTCCTCCCCGGACATGGGGTGGGGGATATGGTGATGGTCGTAGTGAATGGGGTGCTCATTGGCAATGAGATTGTTTTCCTTTCGGGAGTGGAAGACCCGCCCGAAGGGACACAGGTTTAAAAACGGCGATTTAGTCTCCCAGTGGAGAGGTGAACGTATGTTGTTCCAGGACACAGGATTATTGGTCATTTTCATGGGGCAGGTGGTTTCCATCGCCCTCGCCATCGTATTACTATACCGGTTGTCCCAGCGACAGGGGCGATAACCCATGTTTCAGAGTCCCGAGCTCTTCATCGTATTCGTGACGCAAGTACTGGTGATTATCCTCTACTTGTCCGCCCTCGTGCGATACACGCGACTCACGGACACGCGATCAACCCATCGCGCGGCATCCCGTGCGAGCCCAGCCAAACACTCATCGGCCAAGCGCAAGATCAGGAGAAAGTCTCGCGTATAGAGCGAAGAGTGTAACGTTCGTTCTACCGATAGCCGAGATTTGAAAATCATTTTCCTCATTTTATTTAAATAATAAAAAAAATATTTATTCAACAAAAAATATTCTCGTATTTTAGCGAATCATGATTATTCGTCTTTCTTGAGCGATGCGATCGCCGCGGCCATGTCCCCGTCGTGGGCTTCCAGGGCGTCTTTGGCCTGTTCTTGGGATACATTGGCTTGCTGCGCGACCAGCGCAATGTCGTCTTCAGGAATGGGTGGAGCGGATGTGGAACCCCCTTCTTCCGTGTGCGCGTCCCCCGAAATAGTATACGTTTTTTGCCCTTTCATCTCCATGCAGTTCACGCTCGGTTGGTCGAAAACTAGTTTGGTTCCATTATCCAATTCAATAGTCACGCGGGCCGCGGAGAGATCTTCGCTGGTGATGCCCATCTGCCGCATCATGGCTTTCATCTGGGAGGGGTTCACCCCACCCAATCCGGGGAACATGCAGGAGTTGGAACCAAAGGGCATAAAAAAAGGGGCCCTTTTTCCCCAGGATTTATAGGGGTTGGCCCAGGAAATGGAGTATGCCCGTGGACGTGATAGAGAGCTATGCCAAGTTCGAGTCGCGTTTCGGTATGGATCCCTTTTTTGTCGCGGATTCCCCCAAGGGAAGGGCCATCCGGGAGTATTTTGAGCGGAAAGGGGTGTTGCAGGTGGAAACAATGGCCCCTGGATCGTGGCCCAAACTCATCTACCCTTCCGAGGAGAAGATCGCCGCCCGCCTGCGCGAGTTGGAAGGGGAATATGCCAAACAGCGGCGGATCAAAGGGGAATGGGAATGGACGCGTTTCCGCACCCGCTCGCATGGGGTGGTGTCTCATGTGAAGAAAGTAATGGATCCCTTGTATTGGCAGCATGTCACCAAAACAGTGACCGATAAGTCATATCGGGAGGACGCCAAGCTCATTGATTTGCATTCCCATTTAGTGGCGGATGTGAACTACCGGCCCATGATCCGCGCATTCGTACACAACGAGGATTACCGCAAACAATTATCCGAAACCGTGAAAACGAGCATCGTATACCGCGATCATAAAGGGTTGGGGAAACATTCCAAGGACAAACGGGCGTTACAGTTGCAGGTCTCCGAATCCCTTTTGAAAAAGACAGAAGTTCATTTGCGTGAGCTCCGGGACCAGGTGTTCGTTTACCGCCAGCTGTTGTCATGGAGCCGGGAGGGGAAGGAATAAATTAGGGGTTGCTTTTTGACAAATATGAATATTCCCCGTTGCGTCTTGATCGATGAAAAGGCATTCGATCGCATGACCCCTAAACCCCCGATAATAGGGAAACATAGGGGGATAGATGGACACCTGTATGTCATAATCGAAGAACGCCGCCTGATAGAGTTAAACCTGAATGTCGAAGGACCCGTGATTCGATTGCCCAGGGAAGTGGTGGAAAAACTCAAGGATCCAAGGCCCGGAGAACCCTTCCATATTCGCGGCCCAGGAGCGCCTGCAACCATTTTCCATGAACGCCGCCGTCCCAAGCCACCTCAACCCACCCGGCGGCGCATTCGATAGCGGAACCTATGGCGGTTTACCCTTTCCAAATGGTCATATTCTTGACCC
The sequence above is drawn from the Candidatus Diapherotrites archaeon genome and encodes:
- a CDS encoding peptidylprolyl isomerase, whose translation is MQKGDIIAISFTGRDKVTGKVFDTTHAEVAQKEGVFAPTRKYAPIVVIAGYQEVLPGLEKEIESMKVGEERHVELEPDMAFGPRNPELVKVIPLSEFKKNNVPPTPGTVVNANDMVGKVQSVSGGRVRVDFNPDFAGHAVAYDIKVEKHYTDEKEQLDALREKAFPGQMVSVERKGKEVELTLPIRLMQTVQSRVPGFAKLVLDSVNGVEKVIVHTVFEKKDFQESHVHADGTMHDGAQH
- a CDS encoding nascent polypeptide-associated complex protein, with product MFPGLGGVNPSQMKAMMRQMGITSEDLSAARVTIELDNGTKLVFDQPSVNCMEMKGQKTYTISGDAHTEEGGSTSAPPIPEDDIALVAQQANVSQEQAKDALEAHDGDMAAAIASLKKDE
- a CDS encoding YgiT-type zinc finger protein translates to METKKEIACHLCGGKALLRFEELELGGGKVVIRESPYYSCQKCKEEFSTSEQMHELSQSINQAFFFVRPIIHAGRSLAVTFPADLVQFSNLKKGEKICIIPEGKREWRVQITH